The Candidatus Sphingomonas colombiensis genome contains the following window.
CAATCCTGCGCCTGAGCGACACTGGGCACGAATGCGGTCACCGCCATCATGCCGGCGAGGCCGAGGATCATCTTGTTCATGTGGCTCACTCCTACTCATCTCTCACATGAGCTGGATATTGGCTTATCGCCCCTGCATGTTCCGTGAACCCGTCGGTAATCTCACAGTCAGGCCGTCGAGCGTTTCGGAAAGGACAATCTGGCACGACAGACGGCTGGTACGCGTCGCATCGTAAGCGAGATCGAGCATATCCTCTTCATCCTCGCTCGCCGGGGGGAGACGATCGAAATCCGCCGCATCGACGATGACGTGGCAGGTGGCGCAGGCCATCTGTCCTTCACACGTCCCCTCCAACGGCTGACCGTTGCGCTGCCCCACCTCAAGCAGGCTTTCGCCGACCGCCGCCGCGACTTCACTGACAGTGCCGTCGGTGGCCACGAATCGCACTTTCATCGTCATGCCGCGATCCTTTGCGCATCGGCCGCCGCCACGATCCGAGCGATCGCGGCGTCCAGTTCGTGCTCCGTCGTATAGCGTCCGAAGCCGAGACGGATCGAGCCGCGTGCCTCAGCATCGGTCAATCCGATCGCCTTCAGCACATGGCTGGGTCGCCCGGAGCCACTGGCGCAGGCCGATCCGGCGGAGAAAGCGATATCGCGACAATCGGACATCAGTCGATTCACATCCACACCCGCACGGCGCACATTGAGATTGCCGTGATAGCGCTGGCTCGACGAGCCGTTAACCGCCCAGCCGGTCAGCCGCTCGGCCGCCAGCGACCAGAGCCGCTCAATATGCGCGCGATCCTGTTCCGCTCGTTCGGCCATCAGCCGCGCGGCGACACCAAAGCCGACGCATAGCGCCGGGCTGAGCGTTCCCGAGCGCCCGCCCTCCTGATCCCCGCCGTGGAGCAGCGGCGTCAGCGTCACGCCATCGCGAATCCACAATGCGCCGACGCCCTTCGGCCCGTGGATCTTATGCGCGGAAAGCGCGATCACGTCGCAGCCGTCGGGAATGGCGACGCGGCCATAACCCTGCACCGCGTCGCACAGCATCAGCGCGCCGGCGCCACGGGCTTGCGTGGCGATCTCTGCAATCGGCTGGATCACGCCAATCTCGTTGTTGACCAGCATGGTGGCGACCAACGCCGCCCCCCGGAGCGCCCCGGCCAGCGCGGCGCGATCGACCAGCCCCTCGCGATCGACCGGCACGATCCGCGATTCGCCGGCCGCTCGCGCGGTGTCGAGCACCGCCGCATGCTCGGTCGCGATCGTCACGATCGGGCCGCCGACGCCCTTGATCGCCCAGTTCAACGCCTCGGTGGCGCCGGAGGTGAAGACCACGCGACCACCCTTCGGCAGCAGCGCCGACACCTGCGCGCGCGCCACCTCGATCGACGCCTTCGCCTTGCGACCAGCGGAATGAGCGGAATGCGGATTGGCGTGATCGTCACGCAGCCACGGCACCATCGCCTCGAACGCTTCGGGCGCAAGCGGCGTGGTCGCCTGATAATCGAGATAGATCATGCAGCGAGTCGCCGCGCATGCCGCGCCACGTCGCGCCAGGCGGAAATGAAGCGATCGACATCAGCGCCCGTGGTGGTACGGCCGAAGCTGATGCGGACGACTTCGCGAGTCTCCTCCTCGCTCCACCCCATCGCGCGGAGCACATGGCTCGGCTTCATGCTGCCGCTGGCGCAGGCGCTGCCCGCCGACACCGCAATGCCCGCGAGATCGAAACGGATCAGTTGCGCGGTCGCGGCGAGGCCGGGAAGGCGATAGCTGCCGATCGCGGGGTGACGTGTCGATCGCTCTCCGACCACGATCCCGCCTGAGCGACGGACGGCGTCGTCGAGGCGCGCGCGCAGTTCCGTATGATCCGGCTCTGGTTCAGCCAGCGCGGCAGCATAGCCAAGCGCGGCCGGAAGATTTTCCGTGCCGGGACGATATCCACGCTCCTGTCCGCCGGTCGGCCGGAGCGTCGCGAGGTCGCGCACCAATAGCGCACCGATCCCCGGCGGCCCGCCGCGCTTATGAGCGGAGAGCGCAACGAAATCGGCATATTCGGCAAGCTCGCCGGACGAAGGCATCTGCGCCGCGTCGACCAGCAGCAATCCACCGGCCGAATGAATGATCTCCGCCGCCGCCGCGATCGGCTGGCGCACGCCGGTTTCGCTGTTGCACCATTGCAGGCAGACCAGCGCGGGCGCCTCCGCAACCATTTCCGACAAAGCGGCGAGGTCGATCGCCCCATCCGCGTTCACCGCTGCGACAAGCGCCGATCCGCCGGCGCGGATTGCGGCATCATGCTCCACCGCCGACACGATCCGCCGCTCGATGAAGGTGCGGCCCAGCGCGACTTCGAGCGATTCGCTCGCGCCGCTGGTCAGCAGGGTCTCGTGTCGCCAGGCATAAGCGGCGGCGATCGCGGCCCGCGCTTCCTCCAGCGCGGCACGCGCGGCGCGCCCCTCAGCATGCGGAGAAGACGGGTTCGCCCACATCCCCTGCCCGCGCGCAACGGCGGCAACCGCCCCTGCCGTCATCGGCGTGGTGGCGGCATGATCGAGATATAGACGCGGCTGCACAGCTTGTTCCGGCAAAACTCGTTCCAAATCCGGTGGCGTGTCCTATATAGCGCGCATCGCACGGCGCTACACCCGCGCCCCCAAAGAACGAGAAACAATGCCTGAAGTGATCTTCCCCGGCCCCGAAGGCCGTCTAGAGGGACGTTTCGTCCCCGCTCCCAAGCCGCGCGCGCCGGTCGCGATGATCCTGCACCCGCATCCCAATGCGGGCGGCACGATGAACAATCATATCGTGCAGGCGCTCTACAAGACGTTCCAGCGGCGCGGATTCGCCACGCTGCGCTTCAACTTCCGCGGCGTCGGCAAGAGCCAGGGCACGTTCGATAACGGCATCGGCGAGCTTTCCGATGCGGCGAGCGCGCTCGACTGGGTGCAGAGCTTCCACCCGGAAGCCTCGACCACCTGGATCGCGGGCTTTTCGTTCGGCGCGTGGATCGGGATGCAACTCCTGATGCGCCGCCCGGAGATTCGCGGCTTCATCTCGGTCGCGCCGCCCGCCAACCTTTATGATTTCACCTTCCTCGCACCCTGCCCCTCTTCAGGGATCATCATTCAGGGCGAGCAGGATGAGGTGGCGACGCCGGGCGCGACGCAGAAGCTGGTCGATAAGCTCCGCACGCAGCGGCATATCACGATCCACCATGACGTGATCCCGCGCGCGAACCACTTCTTCGAGCATGAGATGGACGACCTGATGAAGTCGGTCGACAATTATCTCGATATGCGGCTCGCGCCGGATTCGCCGATCCGCTGAACGACAAAAAGGGCGCTCCGCAACGGGCGCCCTTTTTTTCTAGGCCGAGGGAAGCGTCCAGATCAGGACGTTGGCGATCAGCACCGCCGCCATGATCAGCAGCAACGTGCCTTTGCGCCGATCCCGCCCCTTGCTCACCAGATAGAGCCCGCCGATCAGGCAGGCGAACGCGCCGATCATCCCGATCGCCGGCGCAGCCTGCGCGATATTAAGCAGCACGTCGTTCATGATCCGCGACGGATCAGTTCACCCGCCCCATCGCCAGGAACTTCGCGCGACGATCCTTGCGCAGCGCATCCGGCGAGAGCGACACCAATTCGTTGAGCGAACGCTCGATCGCATCGCCCAATGCGGCGATCGCCGCCGCCCGATCGCGATGCGCGCCGCCGATCGGCTCCGGCACGATGCCGTCGATCACGCCGAGCGCTTTCAGATCCTGCGCCGTCACCTTCATTGCCTCAGCCGCTTCGGGCGCCTTGTCGGCGGTCCGCCACAGGATCGAAGCGCAGCCCTCAGGCGAGATGACCGAATAGACCGCGTGCTCGAACATCAGCACGCGATTGCCGCTGGCAAGCGCGACCGCGCCGCCGGAGCCGCCCTCGCCCACCACCGCCGCGACCATCGGGACGCCGAGCGCGAGGCTCGCCTCTGTCGAGCGTGCGATCGCTTCGGCCTGTCCGCGCTCCTCCGCCTGAAGGCCGGGGAATGCGCCGGACGTATCGACCAGCGTGACCACGGGAAGCCCGAATCGGTCCGCCAGCTCCATCAGGCGCACGGCCTTGCGATAGCCCTCGGGTTTACCCATCCCGAAATTGTGACGCAGCCGCGATGCCGTGTCGTCACCCTTTTCGTGGCCGAGAACGAGCACGCGCCGTCCACGGAAGGTGGCGAAGCCGCCAAGGATCGCCTGATCGTCGGAGAAACCCCGATCGCCGGCGAGCGGAACGAACTCGTCGAACAACCCGGCGACATAATCCTTGAAGTGCGGCCGTTCGGGATGACGGGCGATCTGGGTTTTCTGCCAGGCCGTCAGCTTCGCGAACGTGTCGCGCAACAGCTTATCGGATTTCGCCTGTAATTTGGCGACCTCCGCGTTGATATCGACGCCGCCATCGGCGCCCGTCTCACGTAGTTCGTCGATTCGCGCTTGTAGTTCGGCGATCGGCTTCTCGAAATCGAGGAAAGTCGGCATCCGTGCGCGCTAGGGCGAGCGCTTCGCCACGTCAACGAGCGGATGGCGTTCATTGACCAGTTCGACCAGCCGGCGGCTGTCGACATGGGTATAAATTTCGGTCGTGGCGATGTCCGCATGGCCCAGCATCGACTGGAGCGCGCGTAAATCCGCGCCCCCTTCCAGCAGGTGAGTCGCGAAGGCGTGGCGGAGCACATGCGGGCTGATGCGATCCGGCGGAATGCCGGCATTGGCGGCAAGCGCGCGAATCAATTGATAGAGCCTGACGCGCGATAAATGCCCCTTGCCCGACGGGAACAGGAACGTCCGATCCGCCGCGACATGCTCGCGCCACCGCGCCACCGCAGCGCGCGCGCGATCGGAAACCGGCACCAGCCGCTCGCGCCCGCCCTTGCCGCGCAGGATCAGGAACGGGCGATCCGGCTGGATCGCGTTGCGGGGCAATGAAACGAGTTCGGTCGCGCGCAGGCCGGAGCCATA
Protein-coding sequences here:
- a CDS encoding cysteine desulfurase family protein, with translation MIYLDYQATTPLAPEAFEAMVPWLRDDHANPHSAHSAGRKAKASIEVARAQVSALLPKGGRVVFTSGATEALNWAIKGVGGPIVTIATEHAAVLDTARAAGESRIVPVDREGLVDRAALAGALRGAALVATMLVNNEIGVIQPIAEIATQARGAGALMLCDAVQGYGRVAIPDGCDVIALSAHKIHGPKGVGALWIRDGVTLTPLLHGGDQEGGRSGTLSPALCVGFGVAARLMAERAEQDRAHIERLWSLAAERLTGWAVNGSSSQRYHGNLNVRRAGVDVNRLMSDCRDIAFSAGSACASGSGRPSHVLKAIGLTDAEARGSIRLGFGRYTTEHELDAAIARIVAAADAQRIAA
- a CDS encoding 2Fe-2S iron-sulfur cluster-binding protein, giving the protein MTMKVRFVATDGTVSEVAAAVGESLLEVGQRNGQPLEGTCEGQMACATCHVIVDAADFDRLPPASEDEEDMLDLAYDATRTSRLSCQIVLSETLDGLTVRLPTGSRNMQGR
- a CDS encoding tyrosine recombinase, producing MDADRALIDRFLEMMAAQAGAARNTIAAYRSDLSLASEVLGGDLASADGAALARLGESWLPLSRASVARKSAALRRFYAFLVDEGMRSDDPGVALPRPGARRALPKTLSHADIDRLFETVSARLARNPPDPNDSRMEALLELLYGSGLRATELVSLPRNAIQPDRPFLILRGKGGRERLVPVSDRARAAVARWREHVAADRTFLFPSGKGHLSRVRLYQLIRALAANAGIPPDRISPHVLRHAFATHLLEGGADLRALQSMLGHADIATTEIYTHVDSRRLVELVNERHPLVDVAKRSP
- a CDS encoding acetyl-CoA carboxylase carboxyltransferase subunit alpha codes for the protein MPTFLDFEKPIAELQARIDELRETGADGGVDINAEVAKLQAKSDKLLRDTFAKLTAWQKTQIARHPERPHFKDYVAGLFDEFVPLAGDRGFSDDQAILGGFATFRGRRVLVLGHEKGDDTASRLRHNFGMGKPEGYRKAVRLMELADRFGLPVVTLVDTSGAFPGLQAEERGQAEAIARSTEASLALGVPMVAAVVGEGGSGGAVALASGNRVLMFEHAVYSVISPEGCASILWRTADKAPEAAEAMKVTAQDLKALGVIDGIVPEPIGGAHRDRAAAIAALGDAIERSLNELVSLSPDALRKDRRAKFLAMGRVN
- a CDS encoding alpha/beta hydrolase, with the protein product MPEVIFPGPEGRLEGRFVPAPKPRAPVAMILHPHPNAGGTMNNHIVQALYKTFQRRGFATLRFNFRGVGKSQGTFDNGIGELSDAASALDWVQSFHPEASTTWIAGFSFGAWIGMQLLMRRPEIRGFISVAPPANLYDFTFLAPCPSSGIIIQGEQDEVATPGATQKLVDKLRTQRHITIHHDVIPRANHFFEHEMDDLMKSVDNYLDMRLAPDSPIR
- a CDS encoding aminotransferase class V-fold PLP-dependent enzyme, which codes for MQPRLYLDHAATTPMTAGAVAAVARGQGMWANPSSPHAEGRAARAALEEARAAIAAAYAWRHETLLTSGASESLEVALGRTFIERRIVSAVEHDAAIRAGGSALVAAVNADGAIDLAALSEMVAEAPALVCLQWCNSETGVRQPIAAAAEIIHSAGGLLLVDAAQMPSSGELAEYADFVALSAHKRGGPPGIGALLVRDLATLRPTGGQERGYRPGTENLPAALGYAAALAEPEPDHTELRARLDDAVRRSGGIVVGERSTRHPAIGSYRLPGLAATAQLIRFDLAGIAVSAGSACASGSMKPSHVLRAMGWSEEETREVVRISFGRTTTGADVDRFISAWRDVARHARRLAA